A window from Ignavibacteriota bacterium encodes these proteins:
- a CDS encoding tetratricopeptide repeat protein, whose product MKQGNDFYQNKQYSEAISSYESILKQGYISGELFYNLGNTYFKVGHLGKSILYYEKTLKISPSNEDAAYNLRIANSRTVDKIQEIPPLFFVHWWNVLLSQFTSTSWQIIIFIFYLLLLISIGIFFLIRNIQLQKLALISGTISSILLIVSIILFISSINREVTNNNGILLQSVISAKISPDIQANDAFVIHEGIKFEIEDKVGSWTKIKLSDGKVGWLPNQSFEEI is encoded by the coding sequence ATGAAACAAGGAAACGATTTTTACCAAAATAAGCAATATAGCGAAGCAATTTCCAGTTATGAATCAATTTTAAAACAAGGTTACATTAGCGGAGAATTATTTTACAATTTAGGAAATACATATTTTAAAGTTGGTCATTTAGGAAAATCAATTTTGTATTATGAAAAAACTCTTAAAATATCTCCATCAAACGAAGATGCCGCTTATAATTTAAGAATTGCAAACTCAAGAACAGTTGATAAAATTCAAGAAATTCCTCCATTATTTTTTGTGCATTGGTGGAATGTTTTACTTTCACAATTTACTTCAACTTCTTGGCAAATTATTATTTTCATCTTTTATTTATTGTTGCTAATAAGTATTGGAATTTTCTTTTTAATCAGAAACATTCAACTTCAAAAATTAGCGTTAATTTCAGGAACAATTAGTTCAATTTTGCTTATTGTATCAATAATTTTGTTCATTTCAAGTATAAATCGTGAAGTAACAAATAATAACGGAATTTTACTTCAATCAGTAATTTCAGCAAAAATTTCTCCGGATATTCAAGCAAATGATGCATTTGTAATTCATGAAGGAATAAAGTTTGAAATTGAAGATAAAGTTGGAAGTTGGACAAAAATTAAACTTTCCGATGGAAAGGTTGGCTGGCTACCAAATCAAAGTTTTGAGGAAATATAA